One genomic region from Anopheles bellator chromosome 2, idAnoBellAS_SP24_06.2, whole genome shotgun sequence encodes:
- the LOC131208217 gene encoding angiotensin-converting enzyme-like, whose product MVRALFYCTLLGVLVSGQISDLRYTETSNDNLGEAIQFLREFDREAAEMCNRVANAEWRFSTNGTEFNKRRMREQQNLAQRFECISWRRVQSLDLARIIDPSIRRQIGRIVQQGRCGLGDDKYAELQHVLALLKDNYNSAKVCPFRGPDSTGRGTFSSAGSSVGYESSNYVSGYGSNYCDLKISPDLTRIMETSRVEPELRYYWVAWREKTGPPVRNTFMRYLVLANQAAERHGFHDAGEQMRSVYEDGEFFFTVNDLWNQLQPLYKQLFTFVRSGLVRKYGEYVIRRNGPIPAHLLGNMWAQNWRHIMDIIKPGPPESPDVTGEMVRQGYTPLKMFQTAEEFFTSIGLPPMAPEFWRNSMLQNPSDGAGQCSASAWDFCNKIDFRIKQCTQVTLDDFIGAHHEMTHIQYYMQYANQPFLYREGPNPAFHEGLANAVTLSVGGPAHLQKIGLLNSAVAVANGNTMINIEYLLNLALDKLPFMAFSLALEKWRWYVFEKGPVGMNARWWELRLRYQGVIPPAGRGFEHFDAGAKFHVISDQDYIKYFVATVLQFQIFAELCQAAHHYGPLHTCDFYRSREAGRILSDMMQQGASLPATQLIKLLTRGKTSRLTVDPMLEFFRPLEAWLEAQNRAEEIIGWSSSMEDVALFQPQIARSGQSSLERVPLSSILLGVVFGRCMIAVRGQM is encoded by the exons ATGGTGCGCGCGTTGTTCTATTGCACCCTTCTGGGAGTGCTGGTGAGCGGCCAGATCAGCGATCTTCGCTACACAGAG ACGAGCAACGATAATCTGGGCGAGGCGATTCAGTTTCTTCGCGAGTTTGATCGGGAAGCGGCGGAAATGTGTAACCGCGTGGCGAATGCCGAATGGCGGTTCTCGACAAACGGGACGGAGTTTAACAAGCGGCGGATGCGGGAACAACAGAATCTTGCCCAGCGGTTCGAGTGTATCAGCTGGCGAAGGGTGCAATCGTTGGATTTGGCGCGGATTATCGACCCCAGCATCCGGCGTCAGATCGGACGAATTGTACAGCAGGGCCGGTGTGGATTGGGCGACGATAAGTACGCCGAGCTGCAGCACGTCTTGGCCTTGCTGAAGGATAACTACAACAGTGCGAAAGTGTGCCCTTTCCGGGGGCCGGACTCCACCGGTAGGGGCACATTTTCGTCGGCGGGATCGTCGGTTGGCTACGAAAGCTCGAACTACGTCAGCGGTTACGGCAGCAACTACTGTGACTTGAAGATCAGTCCCGATCTGACGCGTATTATGGAGACGAGTCGTGTGGAGCCCGAGCTGCGTTATTATTGGGTGGCGTGGCGCGAAAAGACGGGTCCGCCGGTGAGGAACACGTTCATGCGGTACCTAGTCCTGGCAAATCAGGCGGCCGAACGACACGGGTTTCACGATGCGGGAGAACAGATGCGATCGGTGTACGAGGATGGCGAATTTTTCTTCACCGTCAATGATCTCTGGAATCAGCTGCAGCCACTGTACAAGCAACTGTTCACGTTCGTCCGGAGCGGACTGGTCCGGAAGTACGGAGAGTACGTCATCAGGCGGAACGGCCCCATACCGGCCCATTTGCTGGGCAACATGTGGGCCCAGAATTGGCGCCATATCATGGACATAATCAAACCGGGCCCACCAGAATCGCCCGACGTGACGGGAGAGATGGTTCGACAGGGTTACACGCCGTTAAAGATGTTCCAGACGGCCGAAGAGTTCTTCACCTCCATCGGCCTACCGCCGATGGCGCCGGAGTTTTGGCGCAACTCGATGCTCCAGAACCCGTCGGACGGAGCGGGGCAGTGTAGTGCGTCGGCGTGGGATTTTTGCAACAAGATAGACTTCCGGATCAAACAGTGCACCCAGGTGACGTTGGACGATTTCATTGGTGCTCACCACGAAATGACGCACATCCAGTACTATATGCAGTACGCCAACCAACCGTTCTTGTACCGCGAGGGTCCGAATCCGGCTTTTCACGAGGGGCTGGCGAACGCAGTCACGCTGAGCGTTGGCGGACCGGCACATTTGCAGAAAATCGGACTGCTCAACagtgcggtggccgtggcaaaCGGGAACACGATGATCAACATTGAGTATCTGCTGAATTTGGCGCTGGATAAGTTGCCCTTCATGGCTTTCAGTTTGGCACTGGAAAAG TGGCGTTGGTACGTTTTCGAGAAGGGCCCAGTCGGAATGAATGCCCGCTGGTGGGAGCTTCGTCTGCGGTACCAAGGCGTGATTcccccggccggtcggggcTTCGAGCATTTTGATGCCGGTGCCAAGTTCCACGTGATTTCCGATCAGGACTACATCAAGTATTTtgtggccacggtgctgcAGTTTCAGATTTTCGCCGAACTGTGCCAAGCGGCGCACCATTACGGTCCCCTGCACACGTGTGATTTTTATCGATCGCGTGAAGCGGGCCGCATTTTGAG TGACATGATGCAACAGGGAGCTTCATTACCGGCGACTCAGCTCATCAAATTACTGACACGAGGTAAAACATCGCGACTGACGGTGGATCCCATGTTGGAATTTTTCCGACCCCTCGAAGCATGGTTGGAGGCCCAGAATCGAGCAGAAGAG ATCATCGGATGGAGCTCTTCGATGGAAGATGTGGCCCTCTTTCAACCGCAGATAGCAAGAAGTGGACAGAGCTCCCTAGAAAGGGTGCCCCTGTCGTCGATCCTGCTGGGGGTAGTATTTGGAAGATGTATGATCGCTGTTCGTGGTCAGATGTAA
- the LOC131209505 gene encoding endoplasmic reticulum junction formation protein lunapark-B, which translates to MGVIISRFRKEKTTLEVLDKLEEKIKDIEAYTISTQERRKRFVGRFLVTSIVLYILGSLVFYFAFFPPTWNERIVHSVPLLICPIIIFIVKRVLAWHYERKVRQNSNKLKDLRTEKKKILEKVMEKETYKVAVEILDKYGDKSHRLQTQAFNATLTALRSPATSGTPKPIPVGMPSPRLPAPSVPQRQVSPPPMGGGRTSTPMTPQGRPVMAMQMPRTAPGGMMIRPSFPQPYPVRQSPTPYRRTPFPIINQNAKGVVEKMVDYLVGDGPSHRFAMICSECYMHNGMALKEEYEYTAFRCAFCGTFNPAKKQRPMAPRLSLDQLEKLQAKQESSEDSDGEEGEDRSSASSQSGEPRSPGVGEEGPIESELELQNTEARQLEPAPSNEVCDTADTEGEPQTAEQQEATDSLVDTGAQESNDTVKQEVPTRPETVGSKKLD; encoded by the exons ATGGGGGTTATTATTTCAAGATTTCGG aaagagaaaactaCGCTCGAAGTGTTGGATAAATTGGAGGAAAAGATAAAAGACATCGAAGCGTACACGATAAGCACTCAGGAGCGGCGAAAGCGGTTCGTGGGGCGATTTCTGGTCACCTCCATCGTGCTGTACATTCTCGGGTCGCTCGTGTTCTACTTTGCATTCTTTCCACCAACATGGAACGAACGGATTGTTCACTCAGTTCCCCTACTCATTTGTCCAATCAT CATCTTCATCGTGAAGCGCGTTCTCGCTTGGCACTACGAGAGGAAGGTGCGCCAGAACTCGAACAAGCTGAAAGACTTGCGcacggagaagaagaaaatcctCGAGAAGGTGATGGAGAAGGAAACGTACAAGGTGGCGGTAGAGATTTTGGACAAATACGGTGACAAATCGCACCGGTTGCAGACGCAAGCGTTTAATGCTACCCTAACGGCACTTCGTTCTCCGGCGACCAGCGGCACACCGAAGCCGATCCCGGTAGGAATGCCATCGCCACGCCTTCCCGCACCTAGCGTGCCGCAGAGACAGGtctcgccaccgccgatggGAGGTGGTAGAACCAGCACACCGATGACGCCACAGGGCCGGCCGGTAATGGCCATGCAAATGCCGCGGACGGCTCCGGGCGGTATGATGATACGGCCGTCATTCCCGCAACCATATCCGGTTCGGCAGAGTCCGACACCGTACCGAAGGACACCGTTCCCTATCATCAATCAGAACGCAAAAGGGGTGGTGGAGAAGATGGTCGACTATCTGGTCGGTGATGGTCCTTCGCACCGGTTCGCGATGATCTGCAGCGAATGTTACATGCACAATG GTATGGCGCTCAAGGAGGAGTACGAGTACACGGCGTTCCGCTGTGCATTCTGCGGTACATTCAATCCGGCGAAAAAGCAGCGTCCgatggcccctcggctctcCCTGGATCAGCTTGAGAAGCTTCAGGCGAAGCAAGAATCAAGCGAGGACTCCGACGGAGAGGAGGGCGAGGACAGATCGTCCGCCTCGTCTCAATCGGGCGAACCCCGCAGTCCGGGCGTTGGAGAGGAAGGACCAA TTGAATCTGAGTTGGAGCTTCAGAACACAGAAGCTCGACAACTGGAACCAGCACCTTCGAACGAAGTATGCGATACGGCGGATACGGAAGGCGAACCGCAAACGGCTGAACAGCAGGAAGCCACCGATTCGCTTGTCGATACCGGTGCGCAGGAATCGAACGATACCGTTAAACAGGAAGTGCCAACCAGACCAGAAACCGTGGGCTCGAAAAAACTTGACTGA
- the LOC131210086 gene encoding GATOR complex protein MIOS — protein MSQTIVELHWFPKYSDRFLTAASSEINLYQVKRDLVDHGEKTNINLDISKTTTATLIAFETRYQFVRTVAPSYHGGGDIYFAAGLPNGKVALCNFAPEHNVEFTPRISRACTCIAWSELEPNFLAMGHDRNRSDNCITIWDTERGVPNQSSIVSMVGLSETAHSVCWDKTFPQVLIAGMSHKYIKMMDFRQNPPVTTVANTRTVNGVCVAPNGRYLASYVENIINLWDLRSLEKPISQIQMQKSISQLAWCPTRSSVLSTLQRDSPLINLIDLHWPGSEMDGGEPHSVKRFVSPFQTTASTSTTSRIPSMAHLSWHPYELERMLALSSVGNICDYRIPQRVAVSWDNNNNLFGNNGTDLRQFATPTRSSTPTDSLNQWTMDSCEEDIAETMQHRALKNYGLMADLHRNGELVEKNDGLQSVWRMLSHMVKEDCKLGLKAILGVSSALDGPPMSQSEPVNTKWVDFSMCSGLVVYRSQQRDVAQLLCGWTFERDKEGSFAAFLDELCAKREYTRAALLACFHFRVRLAIDILGRGADQASDPSSLLRVAAIALSGFSAERSELWRKQCGAARTQIDDPYLRCMFSFLAHEKEGFETVTNETQISLSDRMAFACNFLSDLKLAEYTKGMVANCIETGDLNGLLLTGATNDGINLLQSHLDRTEDVQTVALVAARFLTSELLTDYRVQYWVATYRDMLDVWGLWEQRAQLDITLGSIRTPPRSSRSVFLLCNFCGKNVSMALQDDARLRGNATSMHKLSSCPHCRKPLPRCALCLLHMGTTMGAISQSQAIQGQIGWQSKPFSKWFSWCQTCRHGGHTEHLTEWFNQNTECPVTSCNCKCFAKDLPMPQFPREKDCVS, from the exons ATGTCTCAAACTATTGTGGAGCTACACTGGTTTCCGAAGTACTCGGATCGGTTCCTAACAGCGGCCAGCTCTGAAATCAATCTCTACCAGGTGAAGCGCGATCTCGTCGATCATGGGGAGAAAACAA ACATTAACCTGGACATCTCGAAAACGACCACTGCCACGTTGATTGCCTTCGAGACGCGCTATCAATTCGTGCGTACCGTAGCACCGTCGTACCATGGTGGAGGAGACATCTATTTTGCTGCCGGGTTGCCCAACGGAAAGGTGGCGTTATGCAACTTTGCTCCCGAGCACAATGTGGAATTCA CGCCCCGGATCTCGAGAGCGTGCACGTGCATTGCGTGGAGCGAACTGGAACCAAACTTTCTGGCGATGGGCCACGATCGCAATCGGTCGGACAATTGTATCACCATCTGGGACACGGAGCGCGGCGTTCCGAATCAATCGT CAATCGTGAGTATGGTGGGACTGTCGGAAACGGCGCATTCCGTTTGCTGGGACAAGACCTTTCCCCAGGTGTTGATTGCCGGCATGAGCCACAAGTACATCAAGATGATGGACTTCAGAC AGAATCCACCGGTGACGACGGTCGCGAACacgcgaacggtgaacggtgtTTGCGTCGCGCCCAATGGTCGGTATTTGGCAAGCTATGTCGAAAACATTATCAATCTGTGGGACCTGCGGTCACTGGAGAAACCGATTAGCCAAATACAGATGCAGAAAAGCATCAGCCAGCTCGCCTGGTGCCCAACCCGATCGTCCGTCCTGTCCACGTTGCAGCGCGATTCGCCGCTGATCAATCTGATCGATCTGCACTGGCCCGGCTCGGAGATGGACGGTGGTGAGCCGCACTCGGTTAAGCGGTTCGTTTCACCGTTTCAAACGACAGCCAGTACGAGCACAACCAGCCGGATACCCTCGATGGCGCACCTGTCGTGGCATCCGTACGAGCTAGAGAGGATGCTGGCACTATCGAGTGTGGGCAATATCTGCGATTACCGTATCCCGCAACGGGTGGCCGTTTCGTGGGATAACAACAATAATCTGTTCGGCAATAATGGCACCGATCTGCGTCAATTTGCGACACCGACACGTTCCTCAACGCCAACCGATTCACTGAACCAGTGGACGATGGATAGCTGTGAGGAGGATATTGCGGAAACGATGCAACACCGGGCCCTGAAGAACTACGGTCTGATGGCCGATCTGCACCGGAACGGGGAGCTGGTGGAGAAGAACGATGGGCTGCAGTCGGTTTGGCGAATGTTGAGCCACATGGTGAAGGAAGATTGCAAGCTGGGACTGAAGGCCATTCTCGGTGTGAGCAGCGCTCTGGACGGGCCACCGATGTCCCAGTCGGAACCGGTCAATACCAAGTGGGTCGACTTCAGTATGTGCAGCGGGCTGGTGGTGTACCGTAGTCAGCAGCGCGACGTTGCCCAGCTACTGTGCGGTTGGACATTCGAGCGTGACAAGGAGGGTTCGTTTGCTGCGTTCCTCGATGAACTTTGCGCCAAACGCGAGTACACCCGGGCGGCCCTGTTGGcgtgttttcactttcgtgtGCGTCTGGCGATCGACATCTTGGGTCGGGGAGCCGATCAGGCATCGGATCCCAGCTCGTTGCTGCGTGTAGCGGCCATCGCTTTGTCCGGCTTCTCGGCCGAACGGTCCGAGCTGTGGCGCAAGCAGTGCGGTGCTGCGCGCACGCAGATCGATGATCCATATCTGAGGTgcatgttttcctttttggcccACGAAAAGGAGGGCTTCGAAACGGTGACAAACGAGACGCAGATCTCGCTCAGCGATCGGATGGCGTTCGCGTGCAACTTTCTGTCCGATCTGAAGCTGGCCGAGTACACCAAGGGCATGGTGGCGAACTGCATCGAGACGGGAGATTTGAACGGGCTGTTGCTGACCGGTGCAACGAACGATGGCATCAATCTGCTCCAGAGTCACCTGGACCGTACGGAGGACGTGCAAACGGTGGCGCTTGTGGCCGCACGGTTCCTCACGTCCGAACTGCTGACTGACTATCGCGTCCAGTACTGGGTTGCCACGTACCGCGACATGCTGGACGTGTGGGGCCTGTGGGAACAACGGGCACAGCTGGACATCACACTCGGCAGCATTCGGACACCGCCGCGCAGTTCACGgtctgtgtttttgttgtgcaaTTTCTGTggtaaaaatgtttcaatggCCCTCCAGGACGATGCCCGGCTGCGAGGCAATGCCACCAGTATGCACAAGCTTTCGTCCTGTCCACATTGCCGCAAGCCGCTCCCGCGGTGCGCCCTTTGCTTGCTGCACATGGGCACCACGATGGGCGCCATATCGCAGAGCCAAGCGATCCAGGGTCAGATCGGTTGGCAGTCGAAGCCGTTTTCCAAGTGGTTCAGCTGGTGTCAGACTTGtcgccacggtggccacaccgaacACTTGACCGAGTGGTTCAATCAAAACACCGAGTGTCCGGTAACGTCCTGTAACTGTAAGTGCTTTGCCAAGGATCTGCCGATGCCCCAGTTTCCTCGCGAAAAGGACTGCGTTTCCTGA